Proteins found in one Roseovarius pelagicus genomic segment:
- a CDS encoding TetR/AcrR family transcriptional regulator: MAESRTKPRKERTENANRRRRQLLDAAKRSILAHGLARTTLATVAEEAGLSQGVAAFYFKSKNGLLAETLRDLYSQYEVLWMGALERAGSDPRDQLSALIATDFEAKACGPKVLPLWFAFWGELRFSAQYAEVAQEFDQRRREALTRVWDALIQNGASGDADELCDWMETLTDGYWQHLHIAPGGMTRARAERAARVCLARLVPALVGSIDADK, translated from the coding sequence ATGGCGGAATCACGCACTAAGCCGCGCAAAGAGCGCACCGAAAATGCGAATCGGCGACGGCGACAGTTGCTGGATGCGGCGAAGCGGTCGATCCTAGCGCATGGTCTGGCCAGGACAACGCTGGCAACCGTGGCCGAAGAGGCTGGGCTAAGTCAGGGCGTGGCGGCGTTTTATTTCAAGTCCAAGAATGGCCTGTTGGCCGAGACGCTGCGCGATCTCTACTCCCAGTACGAGGTGCTCTGGATGGGCGCGCTGGAGCGGGCAGGGAGTGATCCGCGCGATCAGCTAAGCGCGCTGATCGCCACAGATTTTGAAGCTAAGGCGTGCGGACCAAAGGTGCTGCCGCTCTGGTTCGCGTTCTGGGGGGAGCTGCGCTTTTCCGCGCAATATGCCGAAGTTGCGCAGGAATTCGACCAGCGTCGCCGCGAGGCGCTGACGCGGGTCTGGGATGCGTTGATACAGAATGGCGCATCCGGGGATGCTGATGAATTGTGTGACTGGATGGAAACGCTGACGGATGGGTATTGGCAACATTTGCACATCGCGCCGGGTGGAATGACGCGCGCGCGCGCAGAACGTGCCGCGCGGGTCTGTCTGGCCAGGCTGGTGCCAGCATTGGTGGGGAGTATTGACGCAGATAAATAG
- a CDS encoding phytoene desaturase family protein gives MAKQTSYDAIIAGAGHNGLTTAAYLARAGLQVLVVEKNDWIGGAAVSRSLHEGWTYSNCSYVCSLLRREIVRDLDLPRYGLQVIPYEGGASFTKSGDYFAYYSDHDALRREMARHSPRDADAYAHYSQAIMRQCRFIRPFLLRDAPDPTSMRPRDLSELAYLVKKAHGLGKKELGETLRFWTMSIGDLLDEHFENDLIKAHLAGSGIIGTGLGVYSPGTAYVLLHHYMGDIDGGIGAWGFARGGMGAISASMAAAFKDHDGTILTGSGVEEFIIEDGRVTGVALENGDTFHAPVVASNMDVKRTFLNHVPRAKLPGDFVKGVERFKIRGSSAKLNIALDRMPDMPAAPAHAGFLRGDMHVSESLMDLERAYDDWKDGRWSVRPYIDMLIPSQIDPTMAPTGSHMMTVFVQYAPYDLEVDGIRSGANWDDAQRAAMAEAVIDQIAIACPDIRERIVHKEVRSPADIEREVGLTEGNIFQGELTFDQLLFNRPVPGFAQYESPIKGLYLVGSSAHPGGGVMGAPGANAARTILRRETRDKRMKGYAA, from the coding sequence ATGGCAAAACAGACATCATATGACGCGATCATCGCTGGCGCGGGCCATAATGGCCTGACCACTGCCGCCTATCTGGCGCGCGCTGGCTTGCAGGTATTGGTGGTCGAAAAAAACGACTGGATCGGCGGTGCGGCAGTCAGCCGCTCGCTGCACGAGGGCTGGACCTACTCAAACTGCTCGTACGTCTGCTCGCTGTTGCGGCGCGAGATTGTACGCGATCTCGACCTGCCCAGATACGGCCTGCAAGTCATCCCCTACGAAGGCGGCGCCAGCTTTACCAAGAGCGGCGACTACTTCGCCTACTACTCGGATCATGATGCGTTGCGCCGTGAAATGGCGCGCCACTCCCCCCGCGATGCGGATGCTTACGCCCATTACAGTCAGGCGATCATGCGCCAATGCCGGTTCATTCGTCCCTTCCTCCTGCGCGATGCGCCCGATCCCACGTCAATGCGTCCGCGCGACCTGAGTGAACTGGCATATCTGGTGAAAAAGGCCCACGGGCTGGGCAAGAAGGAATTGGGCGAAACACTGCGCTTCTGGACTATGTCCATTGGTGATCTTCTAGATGAACATTTCGAAAATGACCTGATCAAGGCGCATTTGGCGGGCTCCGGCATTATCGGTACCGGTCTGGGCGTCTATTCCCCCGGCACAGCCTATGTTCTGTTGCACCATTACATGGGCGACATTGATGGTGGCATCGGCGCATGGGGGTTTGCCCGCGGCGGAATGGGCGCGATTTCGGCCTCGATGGCCGCAGCATTCAAGGATCACGACGGCACTATCCTGACGGGGTCAGGTGTCGAGGAGTTCATCATAGAGGATGGCCGCGTAACTGGCGTGGCACTGGAAAACGGCGACACGTTCCATGCGCCTGTTGTGGCCTCCAACATGGATGTAAAGCGCACATTCCTGAACCACGTTCCGCGCGCTAAACTACCCGGTGACTTCGTTAAGGGCGTCGAGCGATTCAAAATACGCGGCTCATCGGCCAAGCTGAACATCGCGCTCGACCGGATGCCTGACATGCCTGCGGCCCCTGCTCATGCCGGCTTCCTGCGCGGCGATATGCACGTCTCCGAAAGCTTGATGGATCTGGAGCGCGCCTATGATGACTGGAAGGACGGGCGCTGGTCAGTCAGGCCCTATATCGACATGCTGATCCCCAGTCAGATAGATCCCACCATGGCGCCGACAGGCAGCCACATGATGACGGTATTCGTGCAGTATGCACCCTATGATCTGGAGGTCGACGGCATCCGGTCTGGCGCAAACTGGGATGATGCGCAGCGCGCCGCCATGGCCGAGGCCGTCATTGACCAGATCGCCATTGCCTGCCCCGACATACGTGAGCGTATCGTACACAAGGAAGTGCGCAGCCCCGCAGATATCGAACGTGAAGTAGGGCTGACTGAGGGCAACATCTTTCAGGGTGAACTGACATTCGACCAACTGTTGTTCAACCGTCCTGTACCGGGCTTTGCCCAGTACGAGTCGCCCATCAAGGGGCTGTATCTGGTCGGATCCTCAGCGCATCCCGGTGGTGGCGTCATGGGTGCC